Below is a genomic region from Fischerella sp. PCC 9605.
GGTTTGGATGTCAAACTTCTGCGTTTACGCATGGCGCTACCACAAGAGTTGGAAGAATCAATAAACCGCCTAAATATCGAAGAACAGGTGGGAACAATGGAAGCAGCAGAGTATTTATCTGATGCTGGTGTTAAACGCGGTAAACAAATCCCCGTGCATATCAATATTGATACGGGGATGGGTAGAAGCGGTTTCTTTTCATCCCAAATTAAGGAACTGAAGAAAGTCTGTGGACTTCCTGGTCTGTCTATTGTTGGGATTATGACTCACTTTGCCAGCGCTGATGGTAAAGACTTGACATTTACCGACAAGCAGATGGAAGACTTTTATACTGTTCGCGCTGCTCTCAACGATTACTTACCAATAGATGTGTTAACTCATACTCATAATAGTGCAGCCACAGTGCGCCTCACTCCTAAATGTAATAGTCTGGTGCGGATCGGTGCTGCCTGTTACGGAGTACGCACATCACGGGACTTTGAAAATCCCTCAGAATTGAAACCAGTGATGGCAGTGAAAACTAGGATAGCTCAGGTAAGGAAAGTACCAGCAGGAAGAAAAATTGGTTATGGTAGTTTATTCACCACTCAGCGTGATAGTTTAATTGCATCTTTACCTGTGGGATTTGGTGAGGGTTATCCGCGATCGCTATTCAATAAAGGTATTGTCTTGATTCAAGGTCATCGCTGTCC
It encodes:
- the alr gene encoding alanine racemase produces the protein MNQHHIEVIVSARNFKDNIRYIQDFVAPAKLCVVMKANAYGHGLKQLATTAVVAGADYIGICTNPEATTIRDLGLDVKLLRLRMALPQELEESINRLNIEEQVGTMEAAEYLSDAGVKRGKQIPVHINIDTGMGRSGFFSSQIKELKKVCGLPGLSIVGIMTHFASADGKDLTFTDKQMEDFYTVRAALNDYLPIDVLTHTHNSAATVRLTPKCNSLVRIGAACYGVRTSRDFENPSELKPVMAVKTRIAQVRKVPAGRKIGYGSLFTTQRDSLIASLPVGFGEGYPRSLFNKGIVLIQGHRCPVVGRVSLNITTVDVTDLPKEVKWGDEVVLVGRQGDEEITFEELADKFGSVHTEINLMAGFMNQVGYLY